GGCATCGTAGCGCACATCGCTCTCGCGCCAGGTTTCATCATCCAGCCGCCCGAGGATCTGCTCCGGCGTGCTGCCGAGTTCAATCCCCAGATGGTTAACCAGCTTTAGCTGTCCCTGCTCATCTAACTGGGCATAGAGCGCCATTTCGGTATAGGCCGGGCCGCGTTTCACCAGCGCGCCGCCGGAGTTATTACAAACGCCGCCAAGTATGGAGGCGCCGATACAGGAGGAGCCGATCACCGAGTGCGGCTCGCGTCCCAGCGGCTTAAGCATCTTTTCCAGTTGAAACAGCGTACTGCCGGGAAACGCCAGCACCTGCTTGCCTTTATCCAGCAGTTGAATACGGTCCATACGCAGGGTGCTGATAATCACGATCTCGCGGTCGTAATCGTTACCGTTCGGCGTCGAGCCTTCGGTCAGGCCGGTATTAGCCGCCTGCATCAGAATAATTTTATCTGCCGCCACCGCGGCCTTCAGTACGCGCCACAGCTCCAGCAGCGAGCCGGGAAAAACCACCGCCAGCGCATCGCCCTGGCCGGAGCGGAAGCCTTTGCGGTAGCGTTCGGTTTTACGTGGATCGGTCAGCAGATGGCTACCGCCAACGATGCGGCGCAGTTCATTAATCAGGTTTTGACTGGCAGAGTGAGTATGAGGGTGCATATCCATTGTCCTGTTATGTGGGTCAAATTTACTGTAGCAGCTCAGACACAAAAGCGTTCAACGGCAAAACTTCCTGCTATTCTCTTGCTGTTGCACGCTGTCGCTAACTTATTGCTGTAGCACCTATTACCCTTCATACTTCGCGCTGCAGGTATAGAACCCGTCCCGCGTTTTTGTTGAGAGCCCAATCTGATGAAATGGATTTACTCCCTGAGTCTTGCAGTTTCTCTGGCGGTGCAGCCCGCCTTCGCTGACGATATATTTGGTCCACATCCTATGACGCCAGAAGCGCGCGATGCGTTTGTCACCGATCTGCTGGCGAAAATGACGCTGGATGAAAAAATTGGTCAGCTGCGACTGATCAGCGTCGGACCGGATAACCCGAAAGAAGCGATCCGCGACATGATCCAAAAAGGGCAGGTCGGCGCGATTTTTAATACCGTGACCCGTCCCGATATCCGCGTCATGCAGGATCAGGTGATGCAGCTGAGCCGCCTGAAAATTCCGTTGTTTTTCGCCTATGACGTAGTGCACGGGCAGCGCACGATCTTCCCTATTCCGTTAGGCCTGGCGGCCAGCTGGGATCTGGATGCGGTCAGCCGCGTCGGGCGCGTCTCAGCGTATGAGGCGGCGGACGATGGCCTGAATATGACCTGGGCGCCGATGGTGGACGTAACGCGCGAGCCGCGCTGGGGCCGGGGATCGGAAGGTTTTGGCGAAGATACCTTCCTGACCGCCAAAATGGGCAGCACCATGGTTGAGGCGATGCAGGGCAAAAGCCCGGCAGATCGCTATGCATTAATGACCAGCGTGAAGCATTTTGCGCTGTACGGCGCGATCGAAGGCGGGCGCGATTATAATACCGTGGATATGAGCCCGCAGCGCATGTTCCAGGATTACATGCCGCCCTATAAGGCGTCGCTGGACGCCGGCAGCGGCGGGGTGATGGTATCACTGAATGCCATTAACGGCGTGCCGGCCACCGCTAACGGCTGGCTGCTGAAAGATCTGCTGCGCGACCAGTGGAAATTCAAAGGGATCACCATCAGCGATCACGGCGCGATTAAAGAGCTGATCAAGCATGGCGTCGCCAGCGACCCAGAGGATGCGGTGCGGGTAGCGCTGAAAGCCGGTATCGATATGAGTATGGGCGATGTCTACTACAGCCAGTATCTGCCGGGGCTGGTGAAGCGTGGCGTGGTATCGCAGCAGGAGATTGACGATGCGACGCGCCACGTGCTGAACGTGAAATATGATATGGGGTTGTTTAACGATCCTTACAGCCATCTGGGACCGAAGGGCAGCGATCCGGCAGATACCAACGCGGAAAGCCGTCTGCATCGCGAAGATGCGCGCGAAGTGGCGCGTAAAAGCATGGTACTGCTGAAAAACCGTCTGGATACGCTGCCGCTGAAAAAATCGGGCACCATTGCGCTGATCGGCCCGCTGGCGGACAGTCAGCGCGACATTATGGGCAGCTGGTCGGCGGCGGGCGTAGCGAAGCAATCGGTCACGCTGCTGCAAGGGATGAAAAACGCCACTGCCGGTAAGGCGACGCTGCTGTATGCCAAAGGCGCGAATATTACCGATCATAAAGGCATTCAGGATTTCCTGAACCTGTATGAGCAGGCCGTTAGCGTGGACAGCCGCACGCCGCAGCAGATGATTGATGAAGCCGTGGCGACGGCGAAAAAAGCGGACGTAGTGGTAGTGGCGGTAGGCGAAGCGCAGGGCATGGCGCATGAGGCTTCCAGCCGTACCGATCTGATGCTGCCGGAGAGCCAGCGAAAACTGCTGGCGGCGCTGAAAACCACCGGCAAACCGCTGGTGCTGGTGTTGATGAACGGACGCGCGCTCTCATTGGTGCATGAGGATCAGCAGGCCGATGCGCTGCTGGAAACCTGGTTTAGCGGCACCGAAGGGGGCAATGCCATCGCCGATGTGCTGTTTGGCGACTATAACCCGTCAGGCAAGCTGCCGGTTTCCTTCCCACGCTCGGTAGGGCAGATCCCGATCTATTACAATCATCTGCCGACTGGTCGTCCCTATAATTCAGCGAAACCGAACAAATATACCTCGCACTATTATGATGCGGTTAACGGCCCGCTTTATCCCTTTGGTTACGGCCTGAGCTACACCCGCTTCCACGTTTCGCCGGTGAAGCTCTCCTCAACCACCATGCCGCGCAATGGCAAAGTCGAGGCCAGCGTTACGGTAACCAATACTGGCAAGCGCGATGGCGCAACGGTAGTGCAGCTCTATCTGAACGATGAAGTCGCCAGCATCAGCCGTCCGGTCAAAGAGCTGCGCGGCTTTAAGCGCATCATGCTGAAAGCGGGCGAATCGCAAACCGTGAATTTCCCGATTGATGTGGAAGCGCTGAAATTCTGGAACCAGCAGATGCAGTGGGGCGCGGAGCCAGGCAAATTCAAGGTGATGATTGGCCTGGATTCGGTGCGAACGCAGGATGCGGAATTCACTTACCTGTAAGAGGAAGCCTCACGGATGAGGCGTTGGCCTTTTCAGGCGAGGCCTGAAAACAGGACGCTGAAGCAGGACAGTATGCAGAGCCGACCGTTAAGCACGGTCGGTTTTTTTGTTTTTAAGCGTGTGACTTACCTGCCGCCAGCCATATCGAGAAAGCTGCCGGTTACGTAGGAGGCTTCATCGGAGAGCAGCCAGGCAATCGCCTGCGCCACCTCTTCGGGTTGGCCGCCGCGCTTCATCGGCAGGTTATCTTTCACTCGATCGACGCGTCCCGGCTCGCCGCCGTCGGCATGCATCTCGGTGTAAATCAGACCTGGCCGCACGGCGTTAACGCGGATGCCCTGCGCCGCCACTTCCAGTGCCAGGCCGGTCGTTAGCGTATCAACAGCGCCTTTCGAGGCGGCATAGTCAACATACTCATGCGGCGCGCCAAGCCGTGAGGCCGCAGACGAGACGTTAACAATCGCGCCGCCCTGACCGCCGTGGCGCAGCGCCATACGCTTCACCGCTTCACGCGCGCAGATAAAGCTGCCGCTGACGTTAGTAGCGAAAACCGTGGCGATACGCCGGGCATCAAGTTGCTCAATTGAGGCCTGCTGCTGCAGGATACCGGCATTATTCACCAGTCCGGTTAGCGGGCCAAGCTGGCGATCGATCTGTTGGAACATCGCCACCACCTGCTCTTCATCGGCAATATCCGCCGCTATCGCGATGGCGCTGCCGCCGCGCTGACGAATCAGCGCCACGACCTCTTCCGCTCGCGCCTGCTGGCTGCGATAGTTAATGCAGATCGTATGGCCTTTTTGCGCTAACAGCAGCGCAGTAGCGCGGCCAATACCGCGGCTCCCGCCGGTAATCAAGGTGATGTTATTTTTCATGGGTGAGGTCCGTCTGGCGATATTTTTAAAGGAAGATGATTGATTAAAACAGATTTAACATAAATTTTACAAATAAAAAGCCGATCGGCAGCCAACCGATCGGCTCATTCATGCTCTGCTAAAAACGCCTGATGAGATCACTTCATGATTGCCACCGTCAGGCAGCGTGCTGATTAACCTGCTGTTCTGCCAGCATGGTGAGTTTCTCATCGGTCGCTTTTTCTTCGTCCAGGGTATTTTGCAGGATAGAAATAACGTTGTCGTAACCCAGATTTTTCGCCAGCGCCATTAACGAGCCGTAGCTGGAGATTTCATAATGTTCGACTTTCTGAGCGGCAACGATCAGGCCCGCATCGCGCACTGGCCCTTCTTCCACTTCCTGAATAATCTCCTCGCCTTCTTTGATCAATCCTTCCATTGCGACACAGGTGACACTTTCCATTTCCACATTGTCGAGAGACTGGATAACCTGATCGAGGCGTTCGATATGGCCTTTGGTCTCTTCCAGGTGCTGTTTAAATCCTTCGACAAGTTGAGTTTCAGTGGCGGCCTCGGCCATTTTCGGCAGTGCCTTGGTTAACTGAACTTCAGCACTGTAAACATCGCTTAGAGTATGAACAAACAGATCGTTTAACGATTGCATAGTCATAACGCTTATCTCCCTATTAATTAGGTGTTGGTGTGCTGCGGTTGCCATAAAAGCCTGGTAGAAGGTATGACGGCAGGCAAATCATCTGCGTTTCGCTTACAAGCGGATGAAAGATAACGTTTTCCCGGGATTTATACTTTGCTTACTGAATATTGATCTTATTAATCAACCGTTTGCTGCAGGCGTAATTCTGCGTAAAAGAGTGTATGAGTTTATTGCAGAGCGTGCCGGCAGGCAGAGAAGTGATGGATATATAATGGAATTCTTACGCAGACGTATTGAAAAGCAGGTTTTCCGCATCAATGGGCTTTCGCTTAATGAGTTTGACCTCTCTCAGCCGCCGGGCGATCCCGGACTGTTTGGGCCAGACAGCCAGGTTTGGCCGGTGCACGGTGATTTTACTTCGATG
This Mixta hanseatica DNA region includes the following protein-coding sequences:
- the bglX gene encoding beta-glucosidase BglX codes for the protein MKWIYSLSLAVSLAVQPAFADDIFGPHPMTPEARDAFVTDLLAKMTLDEKIGQLRLISVGPDNPKEAIRDMIQKGQVGAIFNTVTRPDIRVMQDQVMQLSRLKIPLFFAYDVVHGQRTIFPIPLGLAASWDLDAVSRVGRVSAYEAADDGLNMTWAPMVDVTREPRWGRGSEGFGEDTFLTAKMGSTMVEAMQGKSPADRYALMTSVKHFALYGAIEGGRDYNTVDMSPQRMFQDYMPPYKASLDAGSGGVMVSLNAINGVPATANGWLLKDLLRDQWKFKGITISDHGAIKELIKHGVASDPEDAVRVALKAGIDMSMGDVYYSQYLPGLVKRGVVSQQEIDDATRHVLNVKYDMGLFNDPYSHLGPKGSDPADTNAESRLHREDAREVARKSMVLLKNRLDTLPLKKSGTIALIGPLADSQRDIMGSWSAAGVAKQSVTLLQGMKNATAGKATLLYAKGANITDHKGIQDFLNLYEQAVSVDSRTPQQMIDEAVATAKKADVVVVAVGEAQGMAHEASSRTDLMLPESQRKLLAALKTTGKPLVLVLMNGRALSLVHEDQQADALLETWFSGTEGGNAIADVLFGDYNPSGKLPVSFPRSVGQIPIYYNHLPTGRPYNSAKPNKYTSHYYDAVNGPLYPFGYGLSYTRFHVSPVKLSSTTMPRNGKVEASVTVTNTGKRDGATVVQLYLNDEVASISRPVKELRGFKRIMLKAGESQTVNFPIDVEALKFWNQQMQWGAEPGKFKVMIGLDSVRTQDAEFTYL
- a CDS encoding ferritin-like domain-containing protein, which codes for MTMQSLNDLFVHTLSDVYSAEVQLTKALPKMAEAATETQLVEGFKQHLEETKGHIERLDQVIQSLDNVEMESVTCVAMEGLIKEGEEIIQEVEEGPVRDAGLIVAAQKVEHYEISSYGSLMALAKNLGYDNVISILQNTLDEEKATDEKLTMLAEQQVNQHAA
- a CDS encoding SDR family oxidoreductase; amino-acid sequence: MKNNITLITGGSRGIGRATALLLAQKGHTICINYRSQQARAEEVVALIRQRGGSAIAIAADIADEEQVVAMFQQIDRQLGPLTGLVNNAGILQQQASIEQLDARRIATVFATNVSGSFICAREAVKRMALRHGGQGGAIVNVSSAASRLGAPHEYVDYAASKGAVDTLTTGLALEVAAQGIRVNAVRPGLIYTEMHADGGEPGRVDRVKDNLPMKRGGQPEEVAQAIAWLLSDEASYVTGSFLDMAGGR